One Lycium barbarum isolate Lr01 chromosome 5, ASM1917538v2, whole genome shotgun sequence genomic window carries:
- the LOC132641523 gene encoding single-stranded DNA-binding protein WHY1, chloroplastic, with the protein MSNFSLSPSPTSGFSISLQNPTKTSPYHHQPLSFSTSINNTIFTPLNSHTKTFKALPKNLSLTCRHSDYFEPQQQQQQQQQPHGASSPKVFVGYSIYKGKAALTIEPRSPEFAPINSGAFKLSREGMVMLQFAPAAGVRQYDWSRKQVFSLSVTEMGSIISLGAKDSCEFFHDPNKGRSDEGKVRKVLKVEPLPDGSGHFFNLSVQNKLINLDENIYIPVTKAEFAVLVSAFNFVLPYLLGWHTAANSFKPEDTSRSNNANPRSGAELEWNR; encoded by the exons ATGTCTaatttctctctttctccttcaccTACTTCAGGTTTTAGCATTAGCCTCCAAAACCCTACTAAAACCTCACCTTATCATCACCAACCTCTCTCTTTTTCCACCTCCATTAATAATACCATTTTTACCCCCTTAAATTCCCACACAAAAACATTCAAAGCTTTGCCCAAGAATCTTTCCTTAACATGTCGCCATTCTGATTATTTTGAAcctcaacagcaacaacaacaacaacaacagccacaTG GGGCATCTTCGCCTAAGGTTTTTGTTGGATACTCAATATACAAAGGGAAAGCAGCTCTCACCATTGAACCTCGGTCGCCAGAGTTCGCGCCTATAAAT TCGGGGGCATTCAAGCTGTCAAGAGAAGGTATGGTGATGCTTCAATTTGCACCCGCTGCTGGTGTTCGTCAATATGATTGGAGTAGAAAGCAG GTCTTCTCGTTGTCAGTGACTGAAATGGGATCTATTATCAGCCTTGGGGCAAAAGATTCATGTGAGTTCTTCCATGATCCAAACAAAGGAAGAAG TGATGAAGGTAAAGTCAGGAAAGTGTTGAAGGTCGAGCCACTTCCAGATGGCTCTGGTCACTTCTTTAATCTCA GTGTTCAAAACAAGCTTATTAATTTGGATGAGAACATTTACATCCCTGTTACAAAGGCAGAGTTTGCAGTTCTTGTCTCAGCATTCAAT TTTGTTCTGCCATACCTTTTAGGTTGGCACACTGCCGCAAATTCCTTCAAGCCTGAAGATACCAGTCGCTCAAACAATGCAAATCCAAGATCAGGCGCTGAACTCGAATGGAATAGATAG